The DNA window GTTGGCCAGTTTGGTTGGAGATGAATAGGACCTTTGACAATGAAGAAGACTCATTTGAAGATTGCTGTGACAAGATAAAATTTAGGGTTCCATGCTGGATTTCGAAGAATGTGGAGTTCAAACTTTTTCGGTTACAGGCTTATATAGGGACTAAGTCTAATATAATGTTAATATGACTCCGATTTCCGCCTTTTGTAATTAATATATCTTATTAATATAAACTCGTTTcctattaaaaatttaaaactattCCTCAACTACATAATCAATCACACATACTCCTTTAGAATAACTAGGAATGAAGAGAGCGGGAGTATGTGTAAAGTTGTGATGTCTGACGCTTAAATGGATTTGTAAGGATAAACAATCGCTTGTTAGTGGAAAGGTAGGCTGAGGATCTCATGATCAAGAGGTGGAAATTGGAGGAAAACAGAGGCATGAGAATGAATGAGAGAAGGTTGTTAGATGATTCGGTCGTTCTATATGACAAGCAAATTAAATAAGCGCAACATATATGACCGATATTCTCGATTGGGAAAATTAGTAAGTGAACTACGTCAAGTTAATAAATGGATGTGAGTCCAATTATCGTTCTCATAGAAGCCAACTTCTAAATACtagaatatatattatttgtctTAATTTAGACAAATCAAATTAAGCGAGGTGAGAGATCATattgtttaaaataaaataaaccaaaCTAAAATAAATCAACTAATGCCAAAACTCAAAAAATAACGGCAAAATGCTTAGAGGGAATTCAAATTCTTAAAAACGACTAAGACTCTCAACGTTACTGAGTCAAGTGGTATCCCAcgtatcaaatttaaatttaaatttaattaattaattacccAATTCAAGACGTAAttccaaaatttatttattaaactaTCCTTGGATTTAAtacaatcaataaaatttaacagtccaattattcaTAATTGAACCAtggaatttttgtttttttaacctAAAATCGCATATAGAAATTGAATATATTCATAGTAAGTTTTACTATATGTTGCTTGATGTAGTGAAACTAAAATTTGTCATAATTGAACCAtggaatttttgtttttttaacctAAAATCGCATATAGAAATTGAATATATTCATAGTAAGTTTTACTATATGTTGATTGATGTAGTGAAACTAAAATTTGTCCACCGCCTTTCGGTTTAGATCAAACAAGTTATGCCATCTAATTGGCCAAATTAAACACTATGATTATAAATGACAACAAtaaatgaatttaaataaataataaaatcaaatcaaactcaaaACATTAAAAAACAAATTGTCTCAGCCCTATTGACAAAATCTATTCtataaatttaaaagaaaagaaaaatttaatgtttcaatccataaacataaacataataaCAAGAAATAAGAGAAATATTGATTAGGCGCGTTTTCTTGCTCGAATTTGCAATCTCCTCTCGAAAAGCTTCAAATCCTAGCCGTTGTCTCGATCGTGATTGAAAAAGTTGTCAAAGATTCAAAGGGTTATTTTTCAAAGTTGAAAACTCCACATGTGAATATCCAAGGAAGTTTTAGGAATTTTTTCTCCTTATTTTTAGAATTTTGTTGTCATTGGAGTCTTGCAAAATCacattgaaaaataaataatgcTCTTCACAAATTCTTTCCTTAAATATCGAGATTCATTGCGGTGACTGCTCCTTCTTCACTTTTCGGAGTCTTTCCAATGTGACATTGAATTGTTTGACCTCGTTTAGGTAATTAAATTTTTTCCACATGTCAAACTTAAAAACATtgtaaaatggaaaaaaaatgcAAATACGGAATAAGAAAAAGTGAACAACAAATAAACACTAATATGAGAAAATAAATCCCTAAAATCTCTATAAGATATGTACACCTAAACGTCTAtccaaaattttattaaaataattttttgttaacttttatttatattatttttgaaaagacTATTATACATAAATttgttttggaaaaaaaatgcaAATACGGAATAAGAACAAGTGAACGACAAATAAACACTAATATGAGAAAATAAATCCCTAAAATCTCTATAAGATATGTATACCTAAACGTCTAtcgaaaattttattaaaataattttttgttaacttttatttatattatttttgaaaagacTATTATACATAGATTTGTTTTGCAGAAGAACTTTTTCCtactaaaattaaaaaatcggTAGAGAATACCttttttgattgataaattctaTCAATAATGAAAATAATCAACCATTCATATTCCTTTTCTTTGAGTTGACTATAATTGAAGTTCCAAATCTATCTTTTGCGAAGCATTACCTCATAGTAAATAGAAATCAATATGTGATATACATTTGATTTCTATAATCGCCCGTTTTatctttttaaagttgatgttTTGGTAATATACATTTGGAGTCCCGAATGATGTTTTATTAAGGGAGTGCAAATGATGTTATACGGAGTGCTATCTCTAAATATATTGGGAGAGAGATTGGGGCTAGATTGAGGTCACCACTATACTTTTGCAAAATGGAGTTCTACATGCAAAACTTCTATCTTAAGTTGTGAACTTAGGGAAGGAATTTATGACATATTCAAGGTttggattaaaaaaaaatcagtgaTACAAATGAAAGATCAAATAATTCATTCTATTATTCCCGGACCCTTAGCATAATAATGGATCAAAATTACCTTTCATATTATTATTTGCCTTTTGTATCTAGTTAATATGATTGATGAGACAACAAATTAAACATGCCACACTAATGTAGATCGCAAGAAAAGTAGAGAGTTATTGCCCAAGTTCGAAGGTACTAAGCAACCAACATTATTAGAATGTTTAACCACGAGAAAATGATCAATAGTTATTATCGTGATCATGAAGTTTTATCATTGGTGTTTTTCATGAATGTGCAGTACTTGGGATTTTGAAGAGATTAAAACAATTGATGCAtacatacaaacacaaaataTCAAGATTTGGGGAGTATAGTCGAGCTTGAACTTGAGTTTAAGGAGCACAAAATAGAAAAGCTTGAGCCCGGGCTTGTAAACTGGCTAATGATCGCAGCTTACAAAATCATTCAGATATATGTTTGTATGGTCAAATCACGAGTTTAGCTCACGAGCTTGATCTGATAAGCTCATTCACGAACTTCACTTGGACAATCAATAAGAATATGTCTATGATAATATTGGTTGATGCTAGCCTTAGGGTAATACCCTAAGGCTGTATCCAATGATCCTTAGTCATTCTTACAAGTGATGTCCAAAAAACAATCATGGAGCCCTTATGTTGCCATAAATGTAGATTGTTGGATGTACACTTGATGCAATGCCGTAAGGGTGGATTGAACTCAACCGATTATATTTTGTATGTACATGTATAGTACTACAGATATtagttattaaaaaatatttaatcacGAGAGTTGGATCATGAGCTCATGAATAGTTAGTATGAGCTCGAGTTCGAACTCATTAGTAAGCTTGAACTCACgagcttggtttcaaaaaaatCTTAAAACTCATTTGAGCTCAAATTAAGTCGTACACCTCTAATCAAGACAATAGCAACTTATGTAAATAATTGATGTATGAAAATATTGATCAATTTTCAAATTATCGATATAGTTTGTTATAAGGGTACAATGGGAAAGGCATGCAAGTGTTTTGAGCGGTGGCAACTATATATGTCGAATGCCCCAATTTTGGATTGGTCAAATCAAGTATAAATATAAGTTTGTTCCTTCACTTTGCTAACATAATTCATTGCTTATACATTTATGAGCAAATTACAAGTATTGTTAATCCAATTTAAGCATAACATGGAATTGGATATGACAAGATACTAGATCTAGACACATGCATATATTAATGCTTCCACCCTGTCAAAAGAGGCGAAGATAATCAATGATAATTTATTGGCATGCGGCATATACAATTAGCAAAAAAAAAGTGTCTTCTCAGCATGGTTTGCTGAAAGGTCATGGAAACTACGCTTTCAATTCTATCGACATTTCATGAAATGATCTCGATGACTGGTGCAAAAGAAAAGAGTCGAACTTCTTGGCTTGGTTCGCTGAAAAGGTTTACGGAGGTTATTGTTTCAATACCATCGGCATTTCGTGAAATGATCTCGATGACTGGTGtagatgtttaaaaatatatatagaaagtttggattttttttggaaaaacatCAGTGAAAAAAATCCGtaaattttgggaaaaattcAAAAACCATTCCGCGATAACGGAGATGGTCGTTCGCATTGACGAAAAACCTGTGATTTCCTTTTAAAAACACTTTGTATCAGTAGCAACTGAAACCTTTCTAGAATGGCCGTTTGATCATTTGGCAGCCGCTACAATGGAACATGCTTCTTTGTGAAACTAGAAAGGACAATTGTTTTTTGAATCATACAACTATCAGTTCATATGCAATTCCTTGAATAGTCAGGCAAAAGAGACATATGTCGTTCTACGTAAAAAATCAGCTATTTTCGTTCAAAACACGCCGTAGTGATTCAATCTTTACAACCTGAAATTTTGTAACGGTAGCTATCGAGACCCTTCTGGAACGGCTGCGGTACCAAACCACACTTCTCCGTGAAACTAGAAAGGACTGTTGTTTTTTAATCATACACTCAGTTTATATGCAATTCCTAAAAGAGTGTGGCAAAAGAGACTTGTGCTATCTACTATGCATGATAACATGATATTTATGTGTAGAGATTATCTGTTAGTTACTCTTGTAGTAGATGGTCCTCGCAGGTAAGGAAGAACGTTGCACTCGAAGTAACCAAATCAAATATTCCTGTTGCATGGACCCTAAAATATGACTTACAAAAACGCAGAAGAAAAATGTATCTAGCATGATATTTTAACCATTCCAGATTCTCCGGTTGGTTTCAGCGTTGTCGTCTCATTATTGTGCTGAATGATTTTAGAGCTCATTTTTCCCTGTTCAAACTACTTCTGAGCGGAAAAAAGACAAATTTATTCAGTCTCTTTAGTAAGTTTCTTATGTGAATTAGGTGCCAAAAGAAGCTTCATCAACTGTAACGATATCCAAGTTAAATGGACTAGCCATAGCTGATCCAGAAGATTGCATTCCACATGTTAAGAATGGTGATGGAAATACATTGGTTGGTGAAAGTTCACTGGAAACATCAAAGGCCTGTCGGCACAAAAGTCCTATGGCAAGATATGGTGTTGCAAATGAAGTAGTAAATGCCATGGAAATATTGCCATCAGAAGGAGAGGCAAGATCTGTTCAAAGAAGGATCCGGAAACCTTCTTTGCACAAACCAGAGGAAGGGTATGAACTTCCTTGGAGAATGAGAGACAAGGATCCTTGTGGTTCTGTTAAGAAAGGAAATATAAGAAAGAAGAAAGGGAGAATGATAAATCAGACAAATAATCTGGATTCATCAATCGACTTAGGCAAGGTAATTGAATTCTTTCCGTGGTAACTTCttccatttttatttatttaatgtgTGAATTTTATAGATAGTAGCTTCTGTGTCTGCTTTTAAAACCACAGCGCCAATGCACCGGTGAATTTTGGCTTACCAAATCATTCTGTTGTAGTATATTATGTAAATTTGGTTTAGCGTGTAAAATGTCTACTCTGATCGTTATTTTGGATGGGATGATATCTATTTGAAATATACTTCACTTTTAGTTTATTGTTGTAGCTTACTGTCTCCATTAGTGATTTTTCATCCAGAGTTCAAGAAGTTCTGAACTTTCTAATGGGGAGGATTTGGTTAATTCGAGGATACAAGTTTGGTGGCCAAGGGATAAAATGTAAGTACTGTATATATTCATGACTACATTTTCACAAAGCGTTCAGCTATTTTCTTGTGGATCTTAAAAACCATACACCCttctaaaatatttgaaaacaaaaattataaattgtAATTATAATGAAtaaaatgattaataagaagtTTAAGGAATTTAGCAACCTTGGGTTAGAGAATTTTGACACAAAAGCCTTTGTCGTGTCTCCACATGTTACTTTGataattatttatgaaattgtttcatttgctttattttaaatttactaTGAGAATCATATAATTAGTTATGTGAATAAACGATAACTACTGTTGAAACTTATTTGAATTATGCCATTAGAATAGGATAGGAGCGTGAATGAGCCAAGATGACCTTCAGTAGATCATTATCTGAGCTCTGCTTGATAAAGGAAATTATTGGTTGAACTTAAGCTCAATTGAGCATCCAATTTCGAACTTGAGCTCGACTCATGTATATATTAGGTTGCTCAAGCTACATCAAAaaatctgaattttttttttgtcatttgTACTCGAGTTCTTTTGTGCTCCAGTGGACCTATCCCTGGTCAGAGGCACTCAGATGTTTTTCAATTTTGTGCATTTCAACTAGACAACTTTTTCTCATATTCAAAGTTCTACTTATGCAGGTATTACTCAGGCACTATTGTATCTTTTGATTCTTTAAAAAAGAAGCACAAGGTGATTATATACTTCCATATTTTTTCTTGTTTGTTTCATTCTCAGTTGAATTTTACAGTACTTCTTTGAATTCATTCCTGTGCTGATACCTGCGAAAACAAGCAATTTAATTGGCTGTATTTTTCGCAGGTCTTGTATGATGATGGCGAAACTGAAATTTTGAATATGgataaagaaatttgggaaccgTTTGATGACCAACAGGTTAGATTTTTCAATTATCACCGTGACCATCCTATTTTCTTCAGTTAATGATAATCTAGTTTCTCACCTTTCTTGATGCATTTGATCATTTAACACAGGATTTCAGCAAACAAGAAGCCGATCCTCCTGCTTCTGCCGAGGAACATGTCGAGTAAGATGCTCATAAATAATGTGTATACTTTTGATTTCCGGCAATCTCTCTatcaattttttgaaatactctTCAACACATAAACCACCTTGATATCCATCTATGATTGAATTTAAGACAGTACCGGTTTATAATCACCATCATTTTACTCTCCAACAAAGCCCAATATCTTTTTTGCAATTTGTTGGCCCCTGGCCAAAGTAAATTGAGAAAAAGAGGGATGGAATGCTTTATTTTCTTGCTAAATGTGTTCGTTTTCTCATCTATGTTATCAAGATATAATCACATCATCCTCGGCCACGATATATCATTGAGTCAAGTGTTTAAGTTGAATTGTTTTATTCACTGGAGCAGGGCAAAAAAATCGACAGCAAAAGGGAAGCCAGGTCCATTCAAGAAACCAAAAACGTCCTCGTCCTCTAAAAGGTTGGTCTTCCTTTCTGGTCAATGAACTCAAAATGTTGATTTGGTTGGAAATTCCATACCCTTAACGCGGATAAACGTTTTTCTGTTAGATTGAAAGGTGAAAGAGGCTTGAAATCTCCAGTTGCTTATGTCGAGGATGAACATCACGAAGAGATGCAACCTACTCTTGGCGACAGCTCGGGCATAACAAAGGAGTAAATTCTCAACTCATAAaatggattgatttatcatgtTGATTACTGAACAATTATTTTGTGCGACAAAGTGGAGATCATAAGATAACTTGGAACATCGATCGATTTTTTACCTTGATCTCATTTTGGGGCCATTCTGGTATATACTTGTAATTGCATGGTTTCTAGAACGAATTAGCTTCTCCATCCGTTGTATTCTAGGATAATCTTATGACGGTTTCGTGCCATTTGAAACTGGCATACTTTGAAGTGCAGATGGGTGATTGATTTGATGCCATAATCTTGGTTACATTCAGAGAAGTTGCTGCAGTTTAAAAAGGATAATTCACTTTAACATTGCGTCCTTGCCACTTTAGTATCAGGAATAGGTAAATCAACAGTGACCACAACAAAATTATTAACAAGAAAACATCTGAAATGGTCATTCTTGATAAAAAGACGTGCAAAACGAATTAACAAAAAAAGGTCCACATATTGGGCACCAGGCTACAAAAAGTAAGAAAATTTGATTGCTCCCAAAAGAGAGAATGTTGTTTCTGATGACGAGAGTGGTTGGTGTGGCAACATAGGTGTGCCTGCTACTAACTCATTATTGGCTTTGCGCGAGTTGCTGGATCCTCCCTAGATTCCACAGTGATCATAAATATGTATCCTATAATCCACAGGACAATGTACATGAATGGAACCCAAGCGAGGCAAGCAACAAGGCTCGCGATGCTCCCAACGTACTGAGGATCTTTGATCACTCCGAATGGGAATTCAGTCACCCATGGAATGCTCTTTCCAAAACGTACGCCATAATATGTCCCAGATTCTCCCAGCAGCTGATAAACCCTGTTTAAAGCAGAAAATGGAGATAAcaatgtaaaatatttcataTAGTTAAACAGGTATTGAATGAGGTGAAAATGCAGGACAGTTGCTCCTTTCCTGACCGAATACATATCAATAAAATGCCACATTAATTTTACTGTGAATTTACCAGAAAATGTAACTTATACATTCCCCTCTCCCCATTTTTATTTCACTTAGTGATTACTTAGAAACAATTTCCCACCAACCTTTTCTTAAACTCTTCTTAGAAACAACCGTTTAAAGCGGGAGGCAAGTGAGCTGTAAAGAATACAAGGTAAGCACAAAAAATTCCATTTAGCCATCAAATAAGCCGTATGTGAGCATGAGTCTACAGGTTTAGGATTAGAATTTCATTTTGCTATTATTACTTTGACAATAAACACAAGAATTAGAACCTAgtatcttcttcaattctatGCTTATTCATTCCGATTTTAAACTGATTGAAGAGATACAAACTATCCAAGACAGATCGAATGCTTGAGATGGTTTAACAGTAAAAAAAACATGATATGATGATGAAGTTAACTTGATATTAGGTGATCTGGAGATCAataaaaatcaatttcaaataaAGCACAATAAAAACGGGAGATCAATTTACTCATCCACTACTGGATGATGAAAAGAAAGAAAGCCAACTTCTTTCCATTTATCAGGTTGCGCCTCATTtctccttcaaagaatttttCACACCCTTTCATTTTCTAATTGTCCCATATCCATTCTGGCTTTTACACCAAAACTTCATGTCACATGAAAGAAAAGAACCAATGCTTAACAAACAAcacaaaacaaacaaaaactTCAAGTAATACAAAATATTGAGGCATTATAATCTTGAGATGGAAGACACATATCATCGTACTAGTTCATTATAAAAAACGGCATCAAGAAACATGTGTTTCTTAGCAGTAAACAGAACCATCTTACAAAAATTCATTTCCAACAGAGAGTGTAGTTTTAAAATGTGCGTTCGGTGATTATACACTCTTTGCCAAATTATCAATGTCCCATCACTCACTGCCCTAGTTAGCAAT is part of the Primulina eburnea isolate SZY01 chromosome 1, ASM2296580v1, whole genome shotgun sequence genome and encodes:
- the LOC140833287 gene encoding sister chromatid cohesion protein PDS5 homolog D-like encodes the protein MGSSTYDDAMQREFAEKIRVLGNKLLSLPSAIDEQLALLGKAEIILLQICQDPLDYMRLALVPLMKAFVSNKLLRHTDENVQVAVASCFIELTRISAPKFTCNEVYMKEFLKLSVAALKHLSSMSGTNYLRALNILETLATVRTCLVLLDMECGELIVEMFQLFFNTIRPNHPTQIFKYMEMTMTLVIQESDEIPSELLKPLLDSIKMDTKNISKMSWDLGNTVFKNCSAKLQPFLIEMVKSLNLDVNDYAEIVASICEDASSMKNMVPKEASSTVTISKLNGLAIADPEDCIPHVKNGDGNTLVGESSLETSKACRHKSPMARYGVANEVVNAMEILPSEGEARSVQRRIRKPSLHKPEEGYELPWRMRDKDPCGSVKKGNIRKKKGRMINQTNNLDSSIDLGKSSRSSELSNGEDLVNSRIQVWWPRDKMYYSGTIVSFDSLKKKHKVLYDDGETEILNMDKEIWEPFDDQQDFSKQEADPPASAEEHVEAKKSTAKGKPGPFKKPKTSSSSKRLKGERGLKSPVAYVEDEHHEEMQPTLGDSSGITKE